From Salinirubellus salinus, the proteins below share one genomic window:
- a CDS encoding tubulin/FtsZ family protein gives MKLAMIGFGQAGGKVLDKFLEYDERTGSNIVKAAVAVNTAKADLMGLKRVPEDQRVLIGQARVKGHGVGADNELGAEVAEEDIDEVQGAIDNIPVHEVDAFLVIAGLGGGTGSGGAPVLAKHLKRIYTEPVYGMGILPGADEGGIYTLNAARSFQTFVREVDNLLVFDNDAWRKTGESMESGYADINEEIVRRFGILFGAGEVERGGEVAESVVDSSEIINTLACGGVSTVGYAREELQRDAQQKGLLSRFTGGDEEEVDAATTTNRITSLVRKATLGRLTLPCEVSGTERALLVMSGPPKYLNRKGIERGRKWLEEQTGSMEVRGGDYPVSNSRYVAGVVLLSGVTNVPRIKELQQVAIEAQENIEELRDASEANLQRLVEDDEDELEPLF, from the coding sequence ATGAAACTCGCGATGATCGGCTTCGGGCAGGCCGGTGGCAAGGTACTCGACAAGTTCCTCGAGTACGACGAACGGACGGGGAGCAACATCGTCAAGGCCGCCGTCGCCGTCAACACGGCGAAGGCGGACCTGATGGGGCTGAAACGCGTGCCCGAGGACCAGCGCGTGCTCATCGGCCAGGCCCGCGTGAAGGGCCACGGGGTCGGTGCGGACAACGAACTCGGTGCCGAGGTCGCGGAGGAGGACATCGACGAGGTCCAGGGTGCCATCGACAACATCCCGGTCCACGAGGTGGACGCGTTCCTCGTCATCGCCGGGCTCGGTGGCGGCACGGGGTCGGGCGGTGCGCCCGTCCTCGCGAAACACCTCAAACGCATCTACACCGAACCGGTCTACGGGATGGGTATCCTGCCGGGCGCCGACGAGGGTGGCATCTACACGCTCAACGCCGCTCGCTCGTTCCAGACGTTCGTCCGCGAGGTCGACAACCTCCTCGTGTTCGACAACGACGCGTGGCGCAAGACCGGCGAGTCGATGGAGTCGGGCTACGCCGACATCAACGAGGAGATCGTCCGGCGCTTCGGTATCCTGTTCGGTGCCGGCGAGGTCGAACGCGGCGGCGAGGTCGCCGAGTCCGTCGTCGACTCTTCGGAGATCATCAACACGCTCGCGTGCGGCGGGGTCTCCACCGTGGGCTACGCCCGCGAGGAACTCCAGCGCGACGCCCAGCAGAAGGGGCTGCTCTCGCGGTTCACCGGGGGCGACGAGGAGGAGGTCGACGCCGCGACGACCACCAACCGCATCACGAGTCTCGTCCGGAAGGCCACGCTCGGGCGGCTGACGCTCCCCTGTGAGGTCTCGGGTACGGAGCGTGCCCTGCTCGTCATGTCCGGCCCGCCGAAGTACCTCAACCGGAAGGGGATAGAGCGCGGGCGGAAGTGGCTCGAGGAGCAGACCGGCTCGATGGAGGTCCGCGGTGGGGACTACCCCGTCTCGAACTCCCGGTACGTCGCCGGGGTCGTCCTGCTCTCGGGTGTGACGAACGTGCCGCGCATCAAGGAGCTCCAGCAGGTGGCCATCGAGGCCCAGGAGAACATCGAGGAGCTTCGGGACGCATCCGAAGCGAACTTACAGCGGTTGGTCGAAGACGACGAGGATGAGCTGGAACCGCTGTTCTGA
- a CDS encoding NAD(P)H-binding protein: MNVLVVGGSGFVGSNLCRELVERGHEVAALSRNPDEGDLPAEVERLSGDVTAYDSIEAAFEGRDAVVNLVALSPLFKPSGGNERHFEVHLGGTENCVRAAEEHGVGHLVQMSGIHASPTADTAYLKSKGEAEEAVRQSSLDWTIFRPTVLFGEGDEIRSFTKLVATPYLTPLPGGGEQQFQLMWIEDFVPLMADAIEGETGDLGEEEGVETAEESDAGDDDDAAEAADEDETEEGGEEDEEATEVEVDEDADGDVNPHVGKIYEVGGPEVQSFAEVVRLTWAAENKPTSVVPVPMALADVGLSVLGSIGGPLGSDQAKSLRKDLIVEHNDIDAFGVDPEDLTTYAEYLGVDPAAAQPDRARA; this comes from the coding sequence ATGAACGTACTCGTGGTCGGTGGGAGCGGCTTCGTCGGGTCGAACCTCTGTCGTGAACTGGTCGAACGTGGCCACGAGGTGGCCGCGCTCTCCCGGAACCCGGACGAGGGCGACCTGCCGGCCGAGGTGGAGCGTCTCTCCGGCGACGTGACCGCCTACGACTCCATCGAGGCGGCGTTCGAGGGGCGCGACGCGGTGGTCAACCTCGTCGCACTCTCGCCGCTGTTCAAGCCGAGCGGTGGCAACGAGCGTCACTTCGAGGTCCACCTCGGCGGGACGGAGAACTGCGTACGTGCGGCCGAGGAACACGGTGTCGGCCACCTCGTCCAGATGAGTGGCATCCACGCCTCGCCGACCGCAGACACCGCCTACCTCAAATCGAAGGGGGAGGCCGAGGAGGCCGTGCGGCAGTCGAGCCTCGACTGGACCATCTTCCGCCCCACCGTCCTGTTCGGCGAGGGCGACGAGATCCGCTCGTTCACGAAACTGGTGGCGACGCCGTACCTGACGCCCCTGCCCGGCGGCGGCGAGCAGCAGTTCCAGCTGATGTGGATCGAGGACTTCGTCCCGCTGATGGCCGACGCCATCGAGGGTGAGACCGGCGACCTGGGCGAGGAAGAGGGGGTGGAGACGGCCGAGGAGAGCGACGCCGGTGACGATGACGACGCGGCAGAGGCGGCCGACGAGGACGAGACCGAGGAGGGTGGCGAGGAGGACGAGGAAGCCACCGAGGTCGAGGTCGACGAGGACGCCGACGGCGACGTAAATCCCCACGTCGGGAAGATATACGAGGTGGGTGGGCCGGAGGTCCAGTCGTTCGCCGAGGTCGTCCGGCTCACGTGGGCGGCCGAGAACAAGCCGACGAGCGTGGTGCCGGTGCCGATGGCGCTGGCGGACGTGGGGCTCTCCGTGCTCGGGTCCATCGGGGGACCGCTCGGTTCCGACCAGGCGAAGTCGCTCCGGAAGGACCTCATCGTCGAGCACAACGACATCGACGCGTTCGGGGTCGACCCCGAGGACCTCACGACGTACGCCGAGTACCTCGGCGTGGACCCCGCGGCGGCCCAGCCGGACCGGGCACGCGCCTGA
- the tmk gene encoding dTMP kinase — protein sequence MLITLEGIDGSGKTTVWEALSASGTLPEDAVFTREPSETWYGKNVRRSLADPDADTFAELFLFTADHADHLSRVVRPALAEGKVVVSDRYSDSRYAYQAASLAGELERPMEYIKGVHAPFTRPPDATVYLDVPAEVGAGRAGATDKLERREYLERVHANYERLIEAEPERFVRVDATQSPEAVLASVEDALEYVLEG from the coding sequence ATGCTCATCACGCTCGAGGGGATCGACGGCTCCGGGAAGACCACCGTCTGGGAGGCGCTCTCGGCCTCCGGGACGCTCCCCGAGGACGCCGTCTTCACCCGCGAACCGAGCGAGACGTGGTACGGGAAGAACGTCCGGCGGTCGCTCGCCGACCCCGACGCCGACACCTTCGCCGAACTCTTCCTGTTCACCGCGGACCACGCCGACCACCTCTCGCGCGTCGTCCGGCCCGCCCTCGCCGAGGGGAAGGTGGTCGTCTCGGACCGCTACTCGGACTCCCGATACGCCTATCAGGCGGCCAGTCTGGCGGGCGAACTGGAGCGGCCGATGGAGTACATCAAGGGCGTCCACGCGCCGTTCACCCGACCGCCGGACGCGACAGTCTACCTCGACGTGCCGGCCGAGGTGGGTGCCGGCCGGGCGGGCGCGACGGACAAACTGGAGCGACGCGAGTACCTCGAACGGGTCCACGCGAACTACGAGCGTCTCATCGAGGCCGAGCCCGAGCGGTTCGTCCGGGTGGACGCCACGCAGTCGCCGGAGGCCGTCCTCGCGAGCGTGGAGGACGCACTCGAGTACGTCCTCGAGGGCTGA
- a CDS encoding thiamine pyrophosphate-dependent enzyme, giving the protein MHRVIGERDVDETPFDEEDARDLLSEMVRARAFDERALSLQRQGWMSGYPPYRGQEASQVGAAAAMREADWLFPTYRSNAMQLARGVPPRDVLLFRRGFAEFNSDHAVRNFPQAVPIATQLLHAVGFGMAENYGAGAMVGERETPAESAVVAYLGDGATSEGDFHEAMNFAGVFETPVLFFCENNGWAISMPRERQTASDSIAVKAEAYGFEGGQVDGNDPLAVREYVERALERVRAGEPFLVESLTYRQGPHTTSDDPSRYEDRAGYPEWRTRDPIERYAEYLREQGVVEEGFVEAAREAADEELKAAVEAAEAEPTPEPGTVFDHVYEDLPPRLRAQRAELLERVD; this is encoded by the coding sequence ATGCACCGGGTCATCGGCGAGCGAGACGTAGACGAGACGCCGTTCGACGAGGAGGACGCCCGCGACCTGCTCTCGGAGATGGTCAGGGCGCGCGCGTTCGACGAGCGGGCGCTCTCGCTCCAGCGGCAGGGCTGGATGTCCGGCTACCCCCCGTACCGTGGGCAGGAGGCCTCGCAGGTGGGGGCGGCGGCGGCGATGCGCGAGGCCGACTGGCTGTTCCCGACCTACCGGTCGAACGCGATGCAGCTGGCCCGCGGGGTCCCGCCCCGCGACGTCCTGCTCTTCCGGCGCGGGTTCGCGGAGTTCAACTCGGACCACGCGGTCCGGAACTTCCCGCAGGCGGTCCCCATCGCCACGCAGTTGCTCCACGCCGTCGGCTTCGGGATGGCCGAGAACTACGGCGCCGGCGCGATGGTCGGTGAGCGCGAGACACCCGCCGAGTCCGCCGTCGTCGCCTACCTCGGCGACGGCGCCACGAGCGAGGGTGACTTCCACGAGGCGATGAACTTCGCGGGGGTCTTCGAGACGCCCGTGCTGTTCTTCTGCGAGAACAACGGCTGGGCCATCTCAATGCCGCGCGAACGCCAGACCGCCAGCGACTCCATCGCGGTGAAGGCCGAGGCCTACGGCTTCGAGGGCGGGCAGGTCGACGGGAACGACCCGCTCGCCGTCCGCGAGTACGTCGAGCGGGCACTCGAGCGGGTGCGGGCGGGCGAGCCGTTCCTCGTCGAGAGCCTGACCTACCGGCAGGGACCACACACGACGAGCGACGACCCCTCGCGCTACGAGGACCGGGCGGGCTACCCCGAGTGGCGGACGCGCGACCCCATCGAGCGTTACGCCGAGTACCTCCGGGAGCAGGGCGTCGTGGAGGAGGGGTTCGTCGAGGCGGCCCGAGAGGCGGCCGACGAGGAACTGAAGGCGGCCGTCGAGGCCGCGGAGGCCGAACCGACCCCCGAACCGGGGACGGTGTTCGACCACGTCTACGAGGACCTGCCGCCGCGGCTGCGTGCCCAGCGGGCCGAACTGCTGGAGCGCGTGGACTGA
- a CDS encoding Lrp/AsnC family transcriptional regulator, which produces MARAFIMVKIDAGRAEETRQEITGFEGVTEAHVVAGEYDLIVEAETPEVYDLMRTVATQTRGLAGVIDTKTYVCLE; this is translated from the coding sequence ATGGCTCGTGCGTTCATCATGGTGAAGATCGACGCGGGACGCGCCGAGGAGACCCGCCAGGAGATCACGGGATTCGAGGGCGTCACCGAGGCGCACGTCGTCGCGGGCGAGTACGACCTCATCGTCGAGGCCGAGACCCCGGAGGTGTACGACCTGATGCGGACCGTCGCCACGCAGACCCGCGGGCTCGCGGGGGTCATCGACACCAAGACCTACGTCTGTCTGGAGTAG
- a CDS encoding potassium channel family protein — protein MRFIIVGAGRVGMRTARVLREEDHEVVLVEPQRARVERLAEEGFTVVEGDGSDEEVLLDLDLDSADGLAALTGDLTVNFVACMIAKAHDCRTVLRADSDYREYVVRKYSQDVDEVVYPERLGAVVAKNALLGGNIHAIADISPTVQLVELTVTESSPVRGYTLSEVELPADARLLGFGKAGGRMNLPEPDQSLELGDRVIVIADYDVLQDVRQLVVGQTAPVAAAGGV, from the coding sequence ATGCGATTCATCATCGTGGGCGCAGGACGCGTCGGGATGCGGACCGCGCGGGTGCTCCGCGAGGAGGACCACGAGGTGGTGCTCGTCGAACCCCAGCGGGCACGGGTCGAACGCCTCGCCGAGGAGGGGTTCACCGTCGTGGAGGGCGACGGGTCGGACGAGGAGGTGTTGCTGGACCTCGACCTCGATTCGGCCGACGGCCTCGCGGCGCTCACCGGCGACCTGACGGTCAACTTCGTGGCGTGCATGATCGCCAAGGCGCACGACTGCCGGACGGTGCTCCGGGCGGACAGCGACTACCGCGAGTACGTCGTCCGCAAGTACTCCCAGGACGTCGACGAGGTGGTCTACCCCGAACGGCTGGGCGCCGTCGTCGCCAAGAACGCCCTGCTGGGCGGGAACATCCACGCTATCGCGGACATCTCGCCCACGGTGCAGTTGGTCGAGCTCACCGTGACCGAGTCCTCGCCGGTGCGTGGCTACACGCTCTCGGAGGTGGAACTGCCGGCCGACGCCCGCCTCCTCGGGTTCGGGAAGGCCGGCGGGCGGATGAACCTCCCCGAACCGGACCAGTCACTCGAACTCGGCGACCGGGTCATCGTCATCGCGGACTACGACGTCCTCCAGGACGTCCGCCAGCTGGTCGTCGGACAGACGGCACCCGTGGCCGCCGCGGGGGGTGTCTGA
- a CDS encoding Lrp/AsnC family transcriptional regulator yields MVTAYVMVKAHTGDADRLQGAIGDIEGVTSCHIVAGDVDLIAKVEVETPADVKDIAATQIQNIDGVEDTQTYVAMD; encoded by the coding sequence ATGGTCACTGCCTACGTGATGGTGAAGGCCCACACCGGCGACGCGGACCGCTTGCAGGGTGCCATCGGTGACATCGAGGGGGTGACCTCCTGTCACATCGTCGCCGGAGACGTCGACCTCATCGCCAAGGTGGAGGTCGAGACGCCCGCGGACGTGAAGGACATCGCCGCCACGCAGATACAGAACATCGACGGCGTCGAGGACACCCAGACGTACGTCGCGATGGACTGA
- a CDS encoding DUF5813 family protein, with protein MTADAPEKFVRAFDAHDAFERDGEGFVVTTSTFGGRVTAEETDDWALVYSLEVRVPMLSATTEEAVGPAVEEGWFDTFALRLEDAPGAVRQDLSLDAYEVERVADEAVATFEFEWGNADHVPRMTKAMAEYVEGTYVEGIVPGYQYGSPVSELLSSARSSGGDGDGSGDPMPL; from the coding sequence ATGACAGCAGACGCTCCGGAGAAGTTCGTCCGCGCGTTCGACGCCCACGACGCGTTCGAGCGCGACGGCGAGGGGTTCGTCGTGACCACGAGCACGTTCGGCGGGCGAGTGACCGCCGAGGAGACGGACGACTGGGCGCTCGTCTACAGCCTCGAGGTCCGGGTTCCGATGCTCTCTGCCACGACGGAGGAGGCCGTCGGCCCGGCCGTCGAGGAGGGGTGGTTCGACACGTTCGCGCTTCGACTGGAGGACGCCCCCGGCGCGGTCCGCCAGGACCTCTCGCTCGACGCCTACGAGGTCGAACGGGTCGCCGACGAGGCAGTCGCCACCTTCGAGTTCGAGTGGGGGAACGCCGACCACGTCCCCCGGATGACGAAGGCGATGGCCGAGTACGTGGAGGGGACGTACGTCGAGGGTATCGTGCCGGGCTACCAGTACGGCTCGCCGGTCTCCGAACTGCTCTCCTCGGCGCGGTCCAGCGGCGGGGACGGCGACGGGAGCGGCGACCCGATGCCGCTGTAG
- a CDS encoding ferredoxin — MAEDGPIDPSDIGERDAPPVEEAPYKIIFEANKCIGAGKCAEVSTNWELSFETGIAKPHVYFFGEEDLEHNVRAAEICPAKKDRGVIHVVDRRTNEELSPDPNGDGTLSVDW; from the coding sequence ATGGCAGAGGACGGCCCCATCGACCCCTCCGACATCGGCGAGCGCGACGCGCCCCCCGTCGAGGAGGCCCCCTACAAGATCATCTTCGAGGCGAACAAGTGCATCGGCGCGGGCAAGTGCGCCGAGGTGTCCACCAACTGGGAGCTCTCGTTCGAGACGGGCATCGCCAAGCCCCACGTCTACTTCTTCGGCGAGGAGGACCTCGAACACAACGTCCGGGCGGCGGAGATCTGTCCGGCCAAGAAGGACCGCGGCGTCATCCACGTCGTCGACCGGCGGACGAACGAGGAGCTCTCGCCCGACCCGAACGGGGACGGCACGCTCTCGGTGGACTGGTAG
- a CDS encoding potassium channel family protein, producing MASLPVEVLLGIYLGILTGIIPGLVAWTLGFVFKYVTGVSIPGFGVVVLGLAIAGVNGGLLALNDAALRQNASATAIVVAIVVVLMLTLYAHAKGDAMGATFPRRVSLQGLRERTLSTDVVELVGGRGQVRLRVVGEVDDIEGYPPLSPATRTAIREGDWRLPADLPLGELETRFAERLRTEFDCSEVTVGIDERGNASVAAAPPLSGVSKRVPTGERAVSVETLVPTGLTRGDEITVHTAETTVAGTVVSVRSDGAKQEPSSVATNGGTATEEDAMPPSSTPAAAGGEGRVTVAVARSDAPALLRADRARVVVAARGTRREFELVSLLRRAGRRFRRLTVRPDGGLDGVTLGSANVREEYGVAVLAVRSGGTWTFAPRGEQRLAAGDEVFAIGTRDALSTFAGVVG from the coding sequence ATGGCTTCGCTCCCGGTCGAGGTGTTGCTCGGCATCTACCTCGGTATCCTCACCGGTATCATCCCCGGACTGGTCGCGTGGACCCTCGGGTTCGTGTTCAAGTACGTCACGGGGGTCAGCATCCCCGGCTTCGGTGTCGTCGTCCTCGGTCTCGCCATCGCCGGCGTGAACGGCGGCCTGCTCGCGCTCAACGACGCGGCGCTCAGACAGAACGCCAGTGCGACGGCCATCGTCGTCGCCATCGTCGTCGTCCTGATGCTGACGCTGTACGCCCACGCGAAGGGGGACGCGATGGGGGCGACGTTCCCCCGCCGCGTCTCGCTGCAGGGACTGCGCGAGCGCACGCTCTCGACGGACGTGGTCGAACTGGTCGGCGGCCGTGGGCAGGTCCGGCTCCGCGTCGTCGGCGAGGTGGACGACATCGAGGGGTATCCGCCGCTCTCGCCGGCTACCCGGACCGCCATCCGGGAGGGTGACTGGCGCCTCCCCGCGGACCTCCCGCTCGGCGAACTGGAGACGCGGTTCGCCGAGCGGCTCCGGACGGAGTTCGACTGCAGCGAGGTGACGGTCGGTATCGACGAGCGTGGGAACGCCAGCGTCGCGGCGGCGCCGCCGCTCTCGGGCGTCTCGAAACGCGTCCCGACCGGCGAGCGGGCCGTCTCCGTCGAGACGCTCGTTCCCACCGGGCTCACCCGCGGCGACGAGATCACCGTCCACACCGCAGAGACGACGGTCGCCGGCACCGTCGTCAGCGTCCGCTCGGACGGGGCGAAACAGGAGCCCTCGTCGGTGGCGACGAACGGCGGCACGGCCACCGAGGAGGACGCGATGCCCCCGTCGTCGACACCGGCCGCCGCCGGCGGCGAGGGGCGGGTGACCGTGGCCGTCGCGCGGAGCGACGCCCCGGCGCTCCTGCGTGCCGACCGGGCACGGGTCGTCGTCGCGGCCCGCGGGACTCGCCGGGAGTTCGAACTCGTCTCGCTCCTGCGGCGGGCCGGCCGCCGCTTCCGGCGGCTGACCGTCCGGCCCGACGGGGGGCTGGACGGTGTCACGCTCGGGAGCGCGAACGTGCGCGAGGAGTACGGTGTGGCGGTGCTCGCCGTCCGGAGCGGCGGGACGTGGACGTTCGCCCCCCGCGGTGAGCAGCGACTCGCCGCCGGCGACGAGGTGTTCGCTATCGGGACACGCGACGCGCTGTCGACGTTCGCGGGGGTGGTCGGCTGA
- a CDS encoding NAD-binding protein: MARSEAAGRSRWVRRLFGPRAAVTLAGLVALLSVATGILNIGSTSVSGPLAEVIPPTVQQAVGFTGALTGFLMLASVAGLRRGLRAAWYSTLVLLPVTALQGLAQSNVVSYPLVGLSVVSVLLLLLNRRPFERDIDLSTTQVAALAAIVGAQVYGTAGTYALREEFTNVQTLTDAFYYTLVTASTVGYGDVAPVPDSDRATLFAISVIVVGTASFAAALGTLLTPAIEARLANALGNMSDSQLDLLDDHLIVVGVGDLTAPILEEVADLGEQFVVVTRDPERAQRLRERGYEVLTADPTEDEPLKRAGVERARALVAATEDDAQDALAVLAARELNPGLRIVVSATERENEKKLRRAGADEVLSPAAIGGHLLVLSALGEEGMSAVADRILGTEEADESEEVDLP; the protein is encoded by the coding sequence ATGGCGCGGAGCGAGGCGGCGGGCCGCTCGCGGTGGGTCAGGCGGCTGTTCGGCCCACGAGCGGCTGTCACGCTGGCCGGGCTCGTGGCGCTCCTCTCGGTCGCGACCGGCATCCTCAACATCGGATCGACCAGCGTCTCGGGGCCGCTCGCGGAGGTCATCCCGCCGACCGTCCAGCAGGCCGTCGGGTTCACCGGCGCGCTGACCGGGTTCCTGATGCTGGCGAGCGTCGCCGGCCTCCGCCGCGGGTTGCGGGCGGCGTGGTACTCCACGCTCGTCCTGTTGCCGGTGACCGCGCTCCAGGGCCTCGCCCAGTCGAACGTCGTCTCCTACCCGCTGGTCGGGCTGTCGGTGGTCTCGGTCCTCCTGTTGCTGTTGAACCGCCGGCCGTTCGAGCGCGATATCGACCTCTCGACGACGCAGGTGGCGGCACTGGCAGCCATCGTCGGCGCACAGGTGTACGGCACCGCCGGCACCTACGCGCTGCGCGAGGAGTTCACCAACGTCCAGACGCTGACCGACGCGTTCTACTACACCCTCGTGACGGCCTCGACCGTCGGCTACGGCGACGTGGCCCCAGTGCCGGACTCGGACCGGGCGACGCTGTTCGCCATCTCCGTCATCGTCGTCGGCACGGCGTCGTTCGCCGCCGCGCTGGGGACACTGCTGACACCCGCCATCGAAGCCCGCCTCGCGAACGCACTCGGAAACATGAGCGACTCACAACTCGACCTGCTCGACGACCACCTCATCGTGGTGGGCGTCGGCGACCTGACCGCACCGATACTCGAAGAGGTGGCAGACCTCGGCGAACAGTTCGTCGTCGTCACCCGCGACCCGGAACGTGCCCAGCGTCTCCGCGAACGCGGCTACGAGGTCCTCACCGCCGACCCCACCGAGGACGAACCCCTGAAGCGGGCCGGCGTCGAACGGGCACGCGCGCTCGTCGCCGCGACGGAGGACGACGCGCAGGACGCCCTCGCGGTGCTGGCCGCCCGCGAACTCAACCCCGGCCTCCGTATCGTCGTCTCCGCCACCGAGCGCGAGAACGAGAAGAAGCTCCGGCGAGCGGGCGCCGACGAGGTGCTCTCGCCGGCGGCCATCGGCGGCCACCTGCTCGTCCTCTCGGCGCTCGGCGAGGAGGGGATGAGCGCGGTGGCCGACCGCATCCTCGGCACCGAGGAGGCCGACGAGTCGGAGGAGGTCGACCTGCCGTGA
- a CDS encoding HPP family protein, whose amino-acid sequence MDAPDGLAERLRRVAARLRRLERREVRDLRAWLEHTNNLIHLSILVFVPLLVAAVSYLADRFAIQEVSFFLFPPLASATYTLFSDPEGRFASPWRFVGGLTTGALVGYATVQVGARVQGVTPAAVEVTALWAALSVFLAAATTWALDLEEPAAFSTALLTLVTRTTQEAYVVSVFLSSAFVTGVFVLWRRHLFEERARYLYSSIEGGDRVLVPWRGDYPLATAHLGAALTAGHEGSKVVLLGTVDEDAVTEFDVPVGVEGRPLSDGGTPDDGTTVQGHEGDTALSATRLERVAADLQRRYGVPTEVVLVSAADGRASAATVLDVVADTNCDLVVTGYETADGTLTRFVGDLFRSETDVLVHRSVDGRTEWRDVLVPVRKAGEVAHRMIEFATRFARDGGRVSVVHCIGSSRERSGASRMLSNLVETVGREVETHIAALPIESYLARVAGEYDLVVVGSSGDRSTASRLVSRPTFERLETVECDVAILDRNG is encoded by the coding sequence ATGGACGCACCCGACGGACTCGCCGAACGCCTCCGACGGGTGGCCGCCCGACTCCGCCGCCTCGAACGCCGCGAGGTGCGCGACCTCCGGGCGTGGCTCGAACACACGAACAACCTCATCCACCTCTCCATCCTCGTGTTCGTCCCCCTGCTGGTGGCGGCGGTGTCGTACCTCGCCGACCGGTTCGCCATCCAGGAGGTGTCGTTCTTCCTGTTCCCGCCGCTGGCGTCGGCGACGTACACGCTGTTCTCGGACCCGGAGGGACGGTTCGCCTCGCCGTGGCGGTTCGTCGGCGGCCTCACGACGGGGGCGCTCGTCGGCTACGCCACCGTGCAGGTCGGTGCCCGCGTCCAGGGGGTCACGCCCGCCGCGGTCGAGGTGACCGCGCTCTGGGCCGCTCTGTCGGTGTTCCTCGCCGCGGCGACGACGTGGGCCCTCGACCTCGAGGAACCCGCGGCGTTCTCGACGGCCCTGCTCACGCTGGTCACCCGGACCACGCAGGAGGCGTACGTGGTGAGTGTCTTCCTCTCCAGTGCGTTCGTCACCGGCGTGTTCGTGCTCTGGCGCCGGCACCTCTTCGAGGAACGGGCGCGCTACCTCTACAGTTCAATCGAGGGGGGCGACCGGGTGCTGGTGCCGTGGCGCGGCGACTACCCGCTGGCGACGGCCCACCTCGGCGCGGCGCTCACCGCGGGCCACGAGGGGTCGAAGGTGGTCCTCCTGGGCACGGTCGACGAGGACGCCGTCACCGAGTTCGACGTGCCCGTCGGCGTGGAGGGCCGACCGCTCTCCGACGGAGGGACGCCGGACGACGGGACGACCGTCCAGGGGCACGAGGGGGACACCGCGCTCTCGGCGACGCGACTGGAGCGTGTCGCCGCCGACCTCCAGCGACGCTACGGCGTCCCGACCGAGGTGGTGCTGGTGAGCGCGGCCGACGGGCGGGCCTCGGCGGCTACCGTCCTCGACGTGGTCGCCGACACGAACTGCGACCTCGTGGTGACGGGGTACGAGACGGCAGACGGGACGCTCACGCGGTTCGTCGGCGACCTGTTCCGCTCCGAGACGGACGTCCTCGTCCACCGGTCGGTCGACGGTCGGACCGAGTGGCGCGACGTGCTCGTCCCGGTGCGCAAGGCGGGGGAGGTGGCCCACCGTATGATCGAGTTCGCGACCCGCTTCGCCCGGGACGGGGGCCGGGTCAGCGTCGTCCACTGCATCGGGTCCTCGCGCGAGCGGAGCGGGGCCTCGCGGATGCTCTCGAACCTCGTCGAGACGGTCGGCCGGGAGGTGGAGACCCACATCGCGGCGCTCCCTATCGAGTCGTACCTCGCACGCGTCGCCGGCGAGTACGACCTCGTCGTCGTCGGGTCCTCGGGGGACCGCTCGACGGCGTCACGTCTGGTCTCGCGCCCGACGTTCGAGCGACTGGAGACCGTCGAGTGCGACGTGGCCATCCTCGACCGGAACGGCTAG